One region of Termitidicoccus mucosus genomic DNA includes:
- a CDS encoding MalY/PatB family protein, whose protein sequence is MIPRKFDFDTVWPRAGTDSQKWQKYAGRDILPMWVADMDFQSPPAVLEALYLRASHGIFGYARPTKAEVEAVVQSMQSRYAWRIDPAWIVWLPGLVVGLNLAAQAFAQPGDQVVCNTPVYPPFLTAPRNSGREALAVPLAYDSAARRWSIDFDALAAAVTPRTKLYFLCNPHNPVARVFDRDELLRLAAFCLEHRILLCSDEIHCDLILNESRRHTPVASLDDEIAAGTITLMAPSKTYNIPGLGTSFAIISDPKLRAAFVRASAGIVAEVNAFGYAACAAAYRHCEPWRRTLIGYLRANRDLLVRHVERDLPGVTIDAPIEATYLGWLNVGALGLKDPVGHFEQHGVGLSEGAYFGTPPGQNVRINFGCPRSTLEEGLRRLKAGILAAGK, encoded by the coding sequence ATGATACCGCGAAAATTTGATTTCGACACTGTCTGGCCGCGAGCGGGAACCGACTCGCAAAAGTGGCAGAAATACGCCGGCCGGGACATCCTGCCCATGTGGGTGGCCGACATGGACTTCCAGTCGCCGCCCGCGGTGCTCGAAGCGCTTTACCTCCGTGCCTCGCACGGCATCTTCGGCTACGCCCGCCCCACCAAGGCCGAGGTCGAGGCGGTGGTGCAGTCCATGCAGTCCCGCTATGCGTGGCGCATCGACCCCGCGTGGATCGTCTGGCTGCCCGGCCTCGTCGTCGGCCTCAATCTCGCCGCCCAGGCTTTCGCGCAGCCCGGCGACCAGGTCGTCTGCAACACGCCCGTCTATCCCCCGTTTCTCACCGCGCCGCGCAACTCCGGACGCGAGGCGCTGGCCGTCCCGCTCGCCTATGACTCGGCCGCGCGCCGCTGGTCGATTGATTTCGACGCCCTCGCCGCCGCCGTCACCCCGCGCACCAAGCTCTATTTCCTCTGCAACCCGCACAATCCCGTCGCGCGCGTCTTCGACCGCGACGAACTCCTCCGGCTCGCCGCCTTCTGCCTCGAGCATCGCATCCTCCTTTGCTCCGACGAGATTCACTGCGACCTCATCCTCAACGAGTCCCGCCGGCACACGCCGGTCGCCTCGCTCGACGACGAGATCGCCGCCGGCACCATCACGCTCATGGCGCCGAGCAAGACCTACAACATTCCCGGCCTGGGCACCTCGTTCGCCATCATCAGCGACCCGAAACTCCGCGCCGCCTTTGTGCGCGCCTCCGCGGGGATCGTGGCCGAGGTCAATGCGTTCGGCTACGCGGCCTGCGCGGCCGCCTACCGGCACTGCGAACCGTGGCGCCGCACCTTGATCGGCTACCTGCGCGCCAACCGCGACCTCCTCGTCCGTCACGTCGAGCGGGATCTTCCCGGTGTGACCATCGACGCGCCCATCGAGGCCACCTATCTCGGCTGGCTCAACGTCGGCGCGCTCGGGCTGAAGGACCCGGTCGGGCATTTCGAGCAGCACGGCGTCGGTTTGAGCGAAGGCGCGTATTTCGGCACCCCGCCCGGCCAAAACGTCCGCATCAATTTCGGCTGTCCCCGCTCCACGCTGGAGGAAGGCCTGCGCCGCCTGAAAGCCGGCATCCTCGCCGCGGGAAAATAA
- a CDS encoding transposase, with the protein MERVIAADRDLADRAARCAQVQGVGPVTTAAVLALMPELGSLEKRQAAALLGVAPLPNQSGTCDKSRHIEGGRHRLRKTVYMAALSAARHNPVLCAFYQRLRARGKPVKVALSALMRKLIELLYLLLKYPNSSLAR; encoded by the coding sequence ATGGAACGCGTGATTGCCGCCGACCGCGACCTGGCGGACCGCGCCGCACGCTGCGCCCAGGTCCAGGGCGTCGGCCCGGTCACCACCGCCGCCGTGCTCGCCCTCATGCCCGAGCTCGGCTCGCTCGAAAAGCGCCAGGCCGCCGCCCTGCTCGGCGTCGCACCCCTCCCCAACCAAAGCGGCACTTGCGACAAATCCCGCCACATCGAGGGCGGACGCCACCGCCTGCGCAAAACCGTCTACATGGCCGCACTGAGCGCCGCCCGCCACAACCCCGTTCTCTGCGCCTTCTACCAGCGCCTCCGCGCACGCGGCAAACCCGTCAAAGTCGCTCTCTCCGCCCTCATGCGCAAACTCATCGAACTGCTCTATCTTCTCCTCAAATATCCTAACTCTTCTCTTGCGCGTTGA